One window of the Brevibacterium limosum genome contains the following:
- a CDS encoding NUDIX hydrolase codes for MIRDINPEGSDRSDTADSASRGPDITDPEAVPIRPAVSVLMLRDGDEGLEVFVQHRVSTMDFAAGVVVFPGGRVDPVDSTTAPTIIVPDPQVHTSAWSRSTIAEDAEGWRVLLATAVREVEEETGAILDPAGLLPWANWVTPLGRPKRFDTYFYTIAATELVGAHHQTTEAHTSEWRSVTGILADEGAGRLKLMRPTFVLLRELSEFSTVAEAVAADRIIDPVRPEFPSKRGS; via the coding sequence GTGATTCGAGATATCAACCCCGAGGGCTCCGACCGTTCGGATACGGCCGACAGCGCGAGCCGCGGTCCCGATATCACCGACCCCGAGGCGGTGCCGATCAGGCCCGCCGTCAGCGTGCTCATGCTTCGCGACGGGGACGAGGGGCTCGAGGTCTTCGTCCAGCACCGTGTGTCGACGATGGATTTCGCCGCCGGTGTCGTCGTCTTCCCCGGCGGTCGCGTCGACCCCGTCGATTCCACGACCGCTCCGACCATCATCGTCCCCGATCCGCAGGTGCACACCTCCGCATGGTCCCGATCGACCATCGCCGAGGATGCCGAGGGGTGGCGCGTCCTGCTCGCCACCGCCGTGCGTGAGGTCGAGGAGGAGACGGGCGCGATCCTCGACCCGGCCGGGCTCCTGCCGTGGGCGAATTGGGTGACTCCCCTGGGACGGCCCAAGCGCTTCGACACGTATTTCTATACGATCGCGGCCACCGAGCTCGTCGGCGCTCACCATCAGACGACGGAGGCGCACACGAGCGAGTGGCGTTCGGTGACCGGCATCCTCGCCGATGAAGGAGCCGGGCGGCTGAAGCTCATGCGTCCGACATTCGTCCTGCTGCGTGAGCTCTCCGAATTCTCCACCGTCGCCGAGGCGGTCGCCGCAGACCGGATCATCGACCCCGTCCGCCCGGAGTTCCCCTCCAAGCGCGGTTCCTGA
- the cls gene encoding cardiolipin synthase, which yields MSSFGIYPFIDIDSAWPNWVIITLLLIDLIIRIVALGWIPHNRKPSVALGWLLAIFLIPYVGIAAFLLLGSAKLPKRRRDKQSQINDLIRDQIRNRPIIGQKDHMPEPLSTAAQLNFDLGALPMTHGNDFELHVDNHACMDAMADAVDEAKRFVHFEFYIVAIDDTTRRLLDSLLAAHERGVSVRILIDHVGSLGYPGYSELVKRLDSSGVSWRRALPIRPWRGEYQRPDLRNHRKILVVDGDVAFTGSQNIIDRSYNKARNRRKGFQWKDLSLECRGPVVEELDAVFITDWYSETDEIVDEPDSFELDAPESGGIQAQVVPSGPGFEDENNLRLFNHLIYNANRSIVVCSPYFVPDESLLHALTTEARSGVDVRLYVGETSDHSLTHKAQQSYYDDLVRAGVRIFMYHAPTVLHSKFLIIDDDVSIIGSSNMDERSFAMNLEVTMFIVNEEFAQRMYELEAEHYAPNSVELDADEWASRPLLKKYLENVARLTSSLL from the coding sequence ATGAGCAGCTTCGGGATCTATCCGTTCATCGACATCGATTCGGCATGGCCGAATTGGGTGATCATCACCCTTCTGCTGATCGATCTCATCATCCGCATCGTCGCGCTCGGCTGGATTCCGCACAACCGCAAGCCGTCGGTCGCACTCGGGTGGCTGCTCGCGATCTTCCTCATCCCCTATGTGGGCATCGCGGCGTTCCTGCTGCTCGGTTCGGCGAAGCTCCCGAAGCGGCGGAGGGACAAACAGTCGCAGATCAACGACCTCATCCGTGATCAGATCCGGAATCGGCCGATCATCGGGCAGAAGGACCATATGCCCGAACCGCTGAGCACCGCCGCACAGCTCAATTTCGACCTCGGCGCCCTGCCGATGACCCACGGCAACGACTTCGAACTCCACGTCGACAACCACGCCTGCATGGACGCGATGGCCGACGCCGTCGACGAGGCGAAGCGGTTCGTGCACTTCGAGTTCTACATCGTCGCCATCGATGACACGACGAGGCGGCTGCTCGATTCGCTCCTGGCCGCGCACGAGCGCGGGGTGAGCGTGCGCATCCTCATCGACCATGTCGGGTCACTCGGCTATCCGGGGTATTCGGAACTCGTCAAGAGGCTCGACTCCTCGGGCGTGAGCTGGCGTCGGGCGCTGCCTATCCGGCCGTGGCGGGGCGAGTATCAGCGTCCGGATCTGCGCAATCACCGCAAGATCCTCGTCGTCGACGGTGACGTCGCGTTCACCGGTTCCCAGAACATCATCGACCGCTCCTACAACAAGGCGCGCAATCGGCGGAAGGGCTTCCAGTGGAAGGACCTCTCGCTCGAATGTCGTGGACCGGTCGTCGAAGAGCTCGATGCGGTGTTCATCACCGACTGGTATTCGGAGACCGACGAAATCGTCGACGAACCCGACAGCTTCGAACTCGATGCCCCCGAATCCGGCGGGATCCAGGCCCAGGTCGTGCCCTCGGGGCCGGGGTTCGAAGACGAGAACAACCTGCGGCTGTTCAACCACCTCATCTACAACGCGAACCGCAGCATCGTCGTGTGCTCACCGTACTTCGTGCCCGACGAATCGCTGCTGCACGCGCTGACGACCGAAGCGCGCTCGGGTGTCGATGTGCGCCTCTACGTCGGGGAGACGAGCGACCATTCGCTGACTCACAAAGCACAGCAGTCCTACTACGATGACCTCGTGCGGGCCGGCGTTCGGATCTTCATGTACCACGCGCCCACGGTGCTGCATTCGAAGTTCCTCATCATCGACGACGACGTCTCGATCATCGGTTCCTCGAACATGGACGAACGGTCGTTTGCCATGAACCTCGAAGTCACGATGTTCATCGTCAACGAGGAGTTCGCCCAGCGCATGTACGAGCTCGAAGCCGAACACTACGCCCCGAACTCCGTCGAACTCGACGCCGACGAGTGGGCGAGCCGGCCGCTGCTGAAGAAGTATCTGGAGAACGTCGCCCGACTGACGAGCTCGCTGCTGTAG
- a CDS encoding YtxH domain-containing protein, which produces MKKRLILLAGLGVGFILGSRTGRQSYERLKAQAQDLWTDPRVQDTVEKANQSIREKSPAVADAVQTAADKVNAAAATNAPVSEFDGDEDSAAAKAAGGADKHASSPKAHDSIADPERHLDDEGPAGVADDD; this is translated from the coding sequence ATGAAGAAGAGATTGATTCTCCTAGCCGGTCTCGGAGTCGGATTCATTCTGGGATCACGCACCGGGCGTCAGAGCTACGAGCGGCTGAAGGCTCAGGCTCAGGATCTGTGGACCGACCCGCGCGTCCAGGACACCGTCGAGAAGGCCAACCAGTCGATCCGCGAGAAGTCGCCTGCTGTCGCCGATGCCGTCCAGACCGCGGCCGACAAGGTCAATGCCGCAGCTGCCACGAACGCTCCCGTCTCCGAATTCGACGGCGACGAGGATTCGGCTGCTGCGAAGGCAGCGGGCGGTGCTGACAAGCACGCGTCGTCGCCGAAGGCCCACGACTCGATCGCCGATCCCGAACGTCACCTCGACGATGAGGGACCGGCCGGAGTCGCCGACGACGACTGA
- a CDS encoding agmatine deiminase family protein: MTLHMPAETGAQDRVWMAFPSSGYALGDTETEAEAARATWAAVARATSEFTPVTVVVTSAQAEHARAHLGEGINHEITVVNAELDDAWMRDIGPSFVVDEAGALRAVDWVFNGWGAQEWARWDHDEHIGQFVADLAGTPVVSSDLRNEGGGFHVDGEGTVLATRSVQLDPGRNPGLIEAEVEAEFARTIGAKKVIWLDRGLHRDNQTFGTRGHVDIVATMPSPGVVLVHDQRNPEHPDFEFSRALKDQFAAETTADGTPFEVVPIPAPEVLRDEEGWVDYSYVNHLVTNGGVIACTFDDPLDAEAVAVLERVYPGRKVVGVDARALYARGGGIHCITQQQPSVGEPR; encoded by the coding sequence ATGACGTTGCACATGCCGGCGGAGACCGGCGCCCAGGACCGAGTCTGGATGGCGTTCCCGTCGTCGGGCTACGCCCTCGGCGACACGGAGACCGAGGCCGAGGCAGCACGCGCCACCTGGGCCGCCGTTGCCCGCGCCACAAGCGAATTCACCCCTGTCACGGTCGTGGTGACAAGTGCACAGGCCGAGCATGCTCGGGCCCACCTCGGCGAGGGGATCAACCATGAGATCACCGTGGTCAATGCCGAACTCGACGATGCGTGGATGCGCGATATCGGGCCGAGCTTCGTCGTCGACGAGGCGGGGGCGCTGCGCGCGGTGGACTGGGTGTTCAACGGATGGGGTGCGCAGGAGTGGGCGAGGTGGGACCACGATGAGCACATCGGGCAGTTCGTCGCGGATCTCGCCGGAACTCCCGTGGTGTCCTCGGACCTGCGCAACGAAGGCGGCGGATTCCACGTCGACGGCGAGGGCACGGTGCTCGCCACCCGCAGCGTTCAGCTCGACCCGGGCCGCAATCCGGGGCTGATCGAGGCCGAGGTCGAAGCGGAATTCGCCCGCACGATCGGGGCGAAGAAGGTCATCTGGCTCGACCGCGGACTGCACCGGGACAATCAGACCTTCGGCACTCGGGGACACGTCGACATCGTCGCCACGATGCCCAGCCCCGGGGTCGTCCTCGTCCACGATCAGCGCAATCCCGAACACCCGGACTTCGAATTCAGTCGCGCGCTCAAGGACCAGTTCGCGGCTGAGACCACTGCCGACGGCACTCCTTTCGAGGTGGTGCCGATCCCCGCCCCCGAAGTGCTGCGCGACGAGGAGGGGTGGGTCGACTACTCGTATGTCAATCATCTCGTCACCAACGGCGGGGTCATCGCGTGCACCTTCGACGATCCGCTGGACGCCGAGGCGGTCGCCGTGCTCGAGCGCGTCTATCCGGGGCGGAAGGTCGTCGGCGTCGATGCGCGCGCACTCTATGCTCGCGGCGGTGGAATCCACTGCATCACCCAGCAGCAGCCGAGCGTCGGCGAGCCCCGCTGA
- a CDS encoding CaiB/BaiF CoA transferase family protein has product MEDQDLQEMFGRRGTGPLAGTIVADFSRVLAGPYATMMLADLGATVIKVEGKTGDDTRHWAPPRRGDDATYFLTANRNKHSVVLDFKDSDDLAFAQQLAARADVLVENFKAGGLAKYGLDYETVSAVNPGIVYASVTGFGRGNPQPGYDLLIQGLSGFMSVTGSEDSGPVKAGVAVVDVITGLHTAVGVLGALTHRTDTGVGQLVETNLLSSALSGLANQTSAYVAGGVVPQAMGNKHPSLYPYQPMPTAEGQIIIACGNDKQFARLAEVLGHPEWAADERFANFADRNVHRDELEPELIAALSEKTNQEWFDILTEAGLPCAPINSIAQGVDVASSLGLEPVAEAGAGDRVIPTVRNPIRLSETPPSYELAPPTLGDSTEAVKAWLRAVEQTASVRSVSASHRPFCDRE; this is encoded by the coding sequence GTGGAAGACCAGGATCTGCAGGAGATGTTCGGCAGGCGGGGGACAGGGCCTCTGGCCGGAACCATCGTGGCCGACTTCTCCCGAGTCCTCGCCGGTCCCTACGCGACGATGATGCTGGCGGATCTCGGTGCCACGGTCATCAAGGTGGAGGGGAAGACCGGGGACGACACACGTCACTGGGCGCCGCCTCGGCGAGGGGACGATGCGACGTACTTCCTCACGGCGAACCGGAACAAGCACTCCGTCGTCCTCGATTTCAAGGACTCCGACGACCTCGCCTTCGCCCAGCAGCTGGCCGCGCGTGCCGACGTGCTCGTGGAGAACTTCAAGGCCGGGGGACTGGCGAAGTACGGTCTCGACTATGAGACGGTCAGCGCGGTCAATCCCGGAATCGTCTACGCTTCGGTGACCGGTTTCGGTCGGGGCAACCCGCAGCCGGGCTACGATCTGCTCATCCAGGGCCTGTCCGGATTCATGTCGGTGACCGGCTCCGAGGATTCGGGCCCTGTCAAGGCCGGTGTGGCCGTCGTCGACGTGATCACGGGACTGCACACGGCGGTGGGCGTCCTCGGTGCGCTCACCCACCGCACGGACACCGGAGTGGGGCAGCTCGTCGAGACGAACCTGCTGTCCTCGGCCCTGTCCGGGCTGGCGAATCAGACCTCGGCGTACGTGGCCGGCGGGGTCGTGCCGCAGGCGATGGGCAACAAGCACCCGAGCCTCTACCCGTACCAGCCGATGCCCACCGCCGAGGGGCAGATCATCATCGCGTGCGGCAACGACAAGCAGTTCGCCCGCCTCGCCGAGGTGCTCGGCCACCCCGAATGGGCGGCCGATGAACGGTTCGCGAACTTCGCCGATCGCAATGTCCACCGGGATGAGCTCGAGCCCGAACTCATCGCCGCACTGAGTGAGAAGACGAACCAGGAATGGTTCGACATCCTCACCGAGGCGGGCCTGCCCTGTGCCCCGATCAACTCGATCGCCCAAGGCGTGGACGTGGCTTCGTCGCTGGGACTCGAGCCCGTCGCCGAGGCGGGGGCCGGCGACCGCGTCATCCCCACCGTTCGCAACCCGATCCGGCTGTCCGAGACCCCGCCCAGCTACGAATTGGCTCCGCCGACGCTCGGCGATTCCACGGAAGCGGTCAAGGCCTGGCTGCGGGCGGTGGAGCAGACCGCGTCCGTGCGCAGCGTATCGGCGAGCCATCGGCCGTTCTGTGACCGCGAATGA
- a CDS encoding DUF5819 family protein, producing MDNEPTEVAPRRRSAVKRTLMVIAMAITGFHIFASFLWIAPASTMREVIPGDLLSKYMIPLWGQSWSVFAPEPINGDYYFDVRAVIKTDSGEEITQWVRATDVELDHSTYKLFPPRSAGLGIGVASDIKGSWEDLPDDQKAIVKLDYFKGDDSVDRLETKLEEYDDPENAIPAYLESEHLATAYATQVAKAIWGDDAQRVQYQAARQNVVPFAERNDKSAKRPNIQPVPVGWRALVVEDHQSQEEFTKYFCASDEVRCVGEQ from the coding sequence ATGGACAATGAGCCGACCGAGGTCGCACCTCGGCGACGATCGGCGGTGAAACGGACCCTGATGGTCATCGCAATGGCGATCACGGGATTCCATATCTTCGCCAGCTTCCTGTGGATCGCCCCTGCTTCGACGATGCGGGAGGTGATTCCCGGCGACCTGCTCTCCAAATACATGATCCCGCTGTGGGGGCAGTCGTGGAGCGTGTTCGCCCCCGAGCCGATCAACGGCGACTACTACTTCGACGTGCGGGCGGTGATCAAGACCGACAGCGGCGAGGAGATCACCCAATGGGTGCGGGCCACCGATGTCGAACTCGACCACTCCACCTACAAGCTGTTCCCACCGCGATCGGCGGGACTGGGCATCGGCGTGGCCTCGGACATCAAGGGCTCCTGGGAGGATCTGCCCGACGATCAGAAGGCCATCGTCAAACTCGACTACTTCAAGGGAGACGATTCCGTCGACCGTCTGGAGACGAAGCTGGAGGAGTACGACGACCCGGAGAACGCGATTCCGGCATACCTGGAGAGCGAACACCTGGCCACGGCGTATGCGACGCAGGTGGCGAAGGCCATCTGGGGCGACGATGCCCAGCGCGTCCAGTACCAAGCCGCCCGTCAGAACGTCGTGCCCTTCGCCGAACGCAACGACAAGAGCGCGAAACGTCCGAACATCCAGCCCGTCCCCGTGGGATGGCGCGCACTCGTGGTGGAGGACCATCAGTCCCAGGAGGAGTTCACGAAGTACTTCTGCGCCTCCGATGAAGTGAGGTGCGTCGGTGAACAGTGA
- a CDS encoding HTTM domain-containing protein: MNSDDTTRQDGDDREVTDQRSGTTASAKDRAKDSAGRQNDGAASAKDSAPEFGLVPVTTLVRTKLAQGWNWLEEMLTGRYHATYGLAVTRILIGFTGLGLILTNFSARHYAFGVGSAWNGEIAEPKSDFPNIWLFSLFHQAVTTPPLFTAMMIGLALLAIVIILGWRTRIVLPVYLVLWVSFIELNDGAGDQGDNAYRMFMIAMLFADTTRRWSLDARRRARNPEFPDHDGGQWRWALIMANNLAIGVLAFQVCAIYMSGGLYKADGSAWQHGFAVYNPLHTQQFGTWPVLSDLMTAWGPMVVAISWGSILFQCAFPFMLFNRYTRIIALLGILSFHLGIALLMGLPWFSLTMIAVDAIFIRDRSFAKLSAYLRHWWTSSAPRAAGGTAIGVGAGGAARDAAAGGAARGAAAGGAGAKAGSRSVGGRSKRDAAKSGSKSSSKSGSKADAKPGAKTGSKATAGSRKK, translated from the coding sequence GTGAACAGTGACGACACGACCCGCCAGGACGGGGACGATCGCGAGGTCACGGACCAGCGGTCCGGCACGACCGCCTCGGCGAAGGACCGGGCGAAGGACTCCGCTGGCCGCCAGAACGACGGGGCCGCCTCGGCGAAGGATTCCGCACCCGAATTCGGACTCGTTCCGGTGACGACCCTGGTGCGGACGAAACTCGCGCAGGGGTGGAACTGGCTCGAGGAGATGCTCACCGGTCGGTATCACGCGACCTACGGACTGGCGGTGACGCGGATCCTCATCGGATTCACCGGGCTCGGCCTCATACTCACGAACTTCAGCGCTCGGCACTACGCCTTCGGTGTGGGGTCGGCCTGGAACGGGGAGATCGCCGAACCCAAGAGCGACTTCCCGAACATCTGGCTCTTCTCCCTCTTCCACCAGGCGGTGACGACCCCGCCGCTGTTCACGGCGATGATGATCGGGCTCGCTCTGCTGGCGATCGTCATCATCCTCGGCTGGCGCACGCGGATCGTCCTGCCGGTCTACCTCGTGCTGTGGGTGAGCTTCATCGAGCTCAACGACGGTGCCGGCGATCAGGGCGACAACGCGTACCGGATGTTCATGATCGCGATGCTCTTCGCCGATACGACCCGCAGATGGTCCCTCGACGCCAGGCGGCGGGCGCGGAACCCGGAGTTCCCGGACCACGACGGCGGGCAGTGGCGCTGGGCGCTCATCATGGCCAACAACCTCGCGATCGGCGTGCTCGCCTTCCAGGTGTGCGCGATCTACATGTCCGGCGGACTGTACAAGGCCGACGGCTCGGCCTGGCAGCACGGCTTCGCCGTCTACAACCCGCTGCACACTCAGCAGTTCGGCACCTGGCCGGTGCTGTCCGACCTGATGACGGCATGGGGGCCGATGGTCGTGGCGATCTCGTGGGGATCGATCCTCTTCCAGTGCGCCTTCCCGTTCATGCTCTTCAACCGCTACACCCGCATCATCGCGCTGCTGGGCATCCTGTCCTTCCACTTGGGCATCGCGCTGCTCATGGGCCTGCCGTGGTTCTCGCTGACCATGATCGCCGTCGATGCGATCTTCATCCGCGACCGCTCGTTCGCAAAGCTCAGCGCCTACCTGCGGCACTGGTGGACGTCGTCGGCGCCGCGGGCGGCCGGCGGGACCGCGATAGGTGTTGGCGCTGGTGGTGCAGCGAGAGATGCTGCCGCTGGTGGTGCCGCGAGAGGTGCTGCAGCTGGTGGTGCCGGGGCGAAGGCCGGTTCGAGGTCTGTCGGCGGCAGGTCCAAGCGCGACGCTGCGAAGTCCGGTTCGAAGTCCAGTTCGAAGTCAGGTTCGAAGGCTGATGCGAAGCCCGGTGCGAAGACTGGTTCGAAGGCCACCGCCGGCTCCCGCAAGAAGTAG